The following nucleotide sequence is from Trifolium pratense cultivar HEN17-A07 linkage group LG2, ARS_RC_1.1, whole genome shotgun sequence.
taattttgtcccaaatctttagtcattttaagaaatcaatgcaTAATTAGTGATACTTTATCATTTGTACCCTTACTAAAgctaaaacattaattaaatatattttctattttttaataaaataaaagtaaaattgacttaacttatcaatcattattatttcttaatttccgaacaaaattttaaaatgactaaaattttGGGACCGATGAAATATTAAAGATTGAGTTAAACATGTCTccttgaactttttttttagtaatgttGTTGAATGACTCTTTTATATTCTTTGTGATGGAGTGCAGCTTTGAGTCTGCGTTCTTAAAACGCTACAACCACAAACCACCACGTGGGACTGCTGTCGGAGAAACAGATTTCCATAGATTCTTTTCTTAGCtccatttttttaagaagtcaaataaaaacattaaaattgacACAAGAAGATATACACCTCTAATCCTTAATATAATAagtgaatttttaatttatttaaaaagtgaatttctTTTTATACTAACAACTTGGGAGagtaattaaaaagaaattataaagaGTTGAATTCAAATTGGATCATAAGTAGAGGCAACATACATTTTAAAAGAAGGAAGATTTATAAGGAATCTATAGCCATGCCACAAAAGATTTTTTTCTCCCTGTATCTCCACTTTTTTCCTTTATTTCAGTAATACCcctgttttttaaaaaattatcgtAATACTCCTGTTCTCAGGGGCGGAGCCCCtcatgggctggacagggccatggcccgccccaagatttttattttttttcataggtataTTATTTAGCGGCGGTTTTAAACCTCCACTAAATAGTCTGTTTAGTTTGTTAATTCTCAGTTTGCGGGGGTTTAAATCACCAATTTGGACCACCAGAATTCTTTCACATGTTTCCAATTTGTGGGGGTTTCAAACCCCCTCTATTTGGACGATCCAGAATTCTCCCTTGTAaattattaattcaaatatccttcttaatttattttttttaagcatcccttctaatgttttattgtttaatatttataaaaattttagaatgtgtaatttattttgtgaaagtattcaagtatatttttttggagaaaaaatgactcaaatttttatttaaaatagagtttgtgtataaaaattcatgttttatcaatcttttgttaaaaaaatttaaatttatttattgaaaatggTAATGGTTCACCTATTGACTctttttgagatatttatattaGACACGCCCtcaatatgatatatctttttttagtaatttttttttgcatattcgatttatattcGTAGCGGCCCGCCCCAACTTTTtgggctagctccgccactgccTGTTCTGGACAAAAACTGACGATGCTCAGGTGCCTGCACATGGCGGAAATCAGAGTCTCGCCATGCAGGCAAGATGGCGGAATTAAGGGTGACGCCATGTGCAACAGATGGCGGATTTCGCAGTTCTGCCATGTGCATGTGAATGGCGGAATTGCCAGTCATGCCATGCTAGGGAGATGGCGGAATTGACAGTCCTGCCATTGACTGCTGTCGTGCTGCTGCATGGGGAACcagttttggttttttttattcacCTCTCATATCATTCTATAAATATTATACTCTACACTTTCATTTTTCACATactaacttcatcttcttcactttAATTTTGTTCGTTTACTTTTTACACTGACAAaatattggtacaaattgaAGGGTGATTTGGAAGTGCAAttgatgtttttctttgttgaaaatgaaaaagaaccACATCGTTTGTACgcgatcttaaaaaaaaattggttaagtTGTTGTTGTAtgtggtttattttttatattatgtcatttttttatgttttatgtttgtgtaattttattaatgatGTAATCCTAAATTTacgaattttattttattttctgattTCGTATGAATGTGGAAAATAATAtgtgtgttttattttattattattattttttaaaaaaaaataaattttaaaaaggcCATTTTTGGCcaaaaatggtaaaaaaaaaaaaaaaaaattaatgttgcTGCTATCTCCAACAGACCAAAATGCACGGAAAACAAAGCAGTCAATGGTGTGACTGCAATTTCCGTCATCTGCTGCACATGGCGTCACCCTTAATTCCGCCATCTTGCCTACATGGCGAGACTCTGATTTCCGCCATGTGCAGGCACCTGAGCATCGTCAGTTTTTGTCTAGAACAGGGGTATtacgataatttttttaaaaacaggGGTATTACGGAAATAAAGGAAAAATGTGGGGGTACAGGGAGAAAAAAATCGCCACAAAACACCttgatttttgaagaaaaataatacaACAATTTCTTTCCACCAAGATCAAAAGCATAAAAGATAGAAATCCGAGAGACACTATTATCCCTTCTCATCACACACGAAAAGACAACAAATAGATACCCAAACAAACGGCTGGATTTGACCACCACCGATGACAATCAAAACTAAAATCTTTCTTCCTAGCTTTAAGCCACCACCAAGAGACCATTTTAATACTACCCATCAGAACTTTattacatactccctccgtcccaaaatataagcaaaaattggtcaataaaagttgatgtatttggtttaaaatttagtccagatacattcacttttgttgacctccttttgcttatattttgggacggagtagtactTGTCATAACTTTAATGTCATGCTTTGCCGGAGACAAGCAAATTTGGTCGCTCACAATACTCTTGCGAGGACGGCCAATTCTTGGACTCGTCGCCAAATATTTGAGAATGCTCCTCcttactccctccatcccaaatctttagtccttttagtttttgtttttttttttttccttttcttttcttacactttttttttaatcttttcttACACTATTCAAACTCAGCAAATAGTGTATAACATGGAAAACATAACAAACTTATCCATTTCTTTGTGTTTGTTCGCTGCTACAAACAAGGGTAAGAAACCAAGTAAAGTATAATTGGCATGCACCAAAATCAGTTGATGATACAAACAagtctttttaaatatatcGCATTCAAATGCCTACCTGAGAGATGATGACTCTGAGAGTGAACATATCAAACTCTGATACTTGCTGCAAAAAATTGAGATATTATCAACCAAACCGTTTTGGTAAATAACATGTACATTGTCGAAATTCTAGTTAGTTATAAAATGTTCTAGCTTACGGACAAAGACAGGACAACAACAGGTTTACAAAGATCCTACACTCGAAAAAGAGATCTTCTTTGCAGAAGACCCTTAAAGACTCCGATAAAAATTGAATTCGAGATGATACCATCATTGAAGGCGACTATCATATAGCATATGCCTATTGCTTATAATAAGCAATTGAAGGCCATACAATCATATGGAACTAAAAACTGTCAACTAACCTTCATCAACTTCAATGATAGATACTGTAAAAAAGTAGCAGAATAACCAATTTTATATACGATGAACCGGAGCATTATAaccaattttcaatttcaaatagagaaaatgaataTCGATCAAGtttataaaagtcttgattaaacaccataaaaaaatttcatcataaaaaTATCTTTTGAAATCTCAATTTAATATACATACCTATTATCTTTGATAGTTTTGCTTTGAACTCTAAGATGATCTAACACTTAACAATTCATTTTAGGAGAAAAACTTATTAACCGTGAACTTATTAGTGAGCAGATTAATTGGGTCGATTAGATATaatgaatataattaattttataaatctattatttatcaatatataagtctattattaatttttaaaatattgaatatcatattattttatttaataagcaaatataaataaaaaatttaatcaaacccgtagtataataaataattgtaaagcaaacttttttttgctgatgtggcagcCTAACAAATCttctcttttttccttttttctaaACTTAAATTGGTGCTTAATTGTCATCTCTCATACTATTATGATGATGTGtcatctttaaaaaaataaaaaaaaacaatgaataaATATGACTAATGATATCAACTTAATGGAAAGAATACATAAGGTCAAAAGTTATCTTGCATTGAATCTTCTTTATTTACGAAAATAATTACTACCTATTTGTTTTCATATATTCTAAACTCTCATATAATACATACATATAATACACCAACCTTTCAATTATACTAATCAGTTCATATTGTTAAATTAAGCTAACcttaaccaatcgttagttggttcagtgatgattgacactgagcagggaggaccacggttcgatcccccgcaactgtgatcgggaggaaactgaaaccacttgatgccagaactgaccccgaaccagattaaactggtagtaaaaaaccaaaaaaataaaataaaattaagctaAACTTAAGGAAACAAAATACTATATTTCTCTTGCACATATGATCAACTACaaacaaatactaaaatagaataaaaatgcACATATAGACAACTAGGCCGTGATTTCCTCTACAAAATGGGCTTGGAGAATTAAAATAACTTTGCTCCTTCAATTCTTCAAGTCTTCCCCGTCAAAGTAATCACCCTTTCTCTATTGCCTCTTTGATGGTATTTTTCCTAGACCTTATCAAAGGTCCTTCCAATCTTTTCAAGTCATTCTATGGTACACCTTTATATGCTTTGTCGTCGATCGTCATCAAATCTTCACCCATAAAAAGAAGCAACTTCTTTGAGATTATTATTATAGAACACAAATATCTGAGGTTGAGAATTCCATCTCAGTGGAACAAGTAAATAGCAAAGATTAACAATTTGTGTGGCTATAGTTATACCTTTGGCAAGCATATGATAAATACTTAAGTTTTCCTCCGAGCAGAACTTGATCCGAGATCAATGTTGTCCACTTTATGGATAAACACTTGAGGAGGCTTTACTCTGTAAGTAGCAAAGAGCAAGAGATGCAATAAtcaaatgaataaaatatgaatGGACTCAAAACCAAAATCCCTTGTTTAGTTTCAGCTAGCTTAGTTGTCAAATTTCTTGCTTAACTATTATAGGAAATAATTAAGCCATACATTATGCAACATGGCATTGCTTACTACTAGGAACTAGCATTCAAGCAATGTGTTTCTTGAAAATCAGTAAGATTAAGATGTACTACTAAAGTATAGAATGACAAGAACCAATTTTTAGACATTATGTTCCTAAAAACACAGGGCCAAGAAAAGGTGTGTATTACCGGTGACAAAAAGTAGTAGAAACTTCATGGTtcatgaaaatgaaaaagttataagAATTACTCACATTTCTTTTGCTTCTTGGTAAGTATAACTTGATGCTACAGCTAGAAGCTGTCCCAAAAGGTTGTAAGATAAGGATGCAACACTATTTGAGTACCTGGGAAActgaaattgagaaaaaatgCAGCAAAGTACTGAGCTTAATATAAACATCATAACAACTAGACACAAGTGCTAAACTTGGTAGGCGAGTACCTCAAGTAGTCTTTTCCTACTACGAGCATCCCATATGGTAGCATATCCTTCATCATCACCAGTGACAAATGCACCAGGCACACTAAACAGATATTATACAAATCAATTTTCAAGCTTTACAATTTATAGTAATTGAAAATGACAACTAAACGATTAGAAGGCACATACAGTGGACTGAACGCAATGTCGTTCACAGATGCCAAATGATGCTGACCATCCTTTAATTTTGGATGACACCGGAATGTATATCTGTCAGAGGTTGATATAGCAAATTTATTAGAACCTGTGGCTGTTGTTAACGAAAATTTGCAAACTCCCAACATAAAACATTTTGATTcatcttatcaaaaaaaaaaaaaaattgattcaagTCAAACAATAAACTATATGTAAGCAAATGCAATGTGTGGTAggataaacaaatttttttagttttgagaGGATACTTGAACTATAAAACAAAGAATGAATaaagtaaatataaaaagtaTTTGACTATTACTTGTAAGAGAAAATCAATCTACGGccaaaaggaaagaaaaaaaatatatattgatagATTTGCACCTAtgataaattaataatcaatGTAAATGACAAGGTAAACCAGAATGATGCCTACTACTTAGAATTGAGAAGACAACATGGTCTATACTCTACAGGCCgcataaaacaaacaaaaaacccTTTATCATGTCTTTAATCCATAACAAAGAACTATTAACAAAACCATGTTTTATATGTCCAATAGGCCGCATCTGTTGTGCATTTGAAAATCATCAACAGCATGAATATACATCATGCAGCTGTTAAACAAAATTGTAGATAGAGTTTTAAAACAAAACGCCTGAGTCAACAAGGTCCTTGATTAGTCTTTCACTAAGTCAGCAAGTCCTTTTGTTGGCAACAACAGAAAAAAGGGAAAGGGGGACGCCAAATGTAATGCACCTAATTATGTTTCAGGAGGAGGGAGAGGGTTGTGTTAAATATGAATACGTGAAATGGAAACACACCCAATGTCATTTAAATTTGATGAACAGGAAACCTGCAATGCAACCCGTCCATCCACTGATCCAACTGCAAATCCTGCAAGAACACCAGACTTAGAAGCTGCCTGAAAGTAACTAAATGATAAGACTATGAAAAAGTTCTCCAAGTGGtttagaaagaagaaaataaattagttaaCTAGTCAATGTAACTGTATGTTGAGTTTCAactatcccaaaagcttaagctgttaggtaAAGCCACGTGAGTGATCTATATTAAATTTCTAATAATATGCCTCCTCTTGCAAGAGCCTTTTATATTTGAACAATGGACAGTAAAATTCAGTTTCTTTTTTGTTAGAAGAATAGGAGCAGTAGCGAACAAACTCTAGACCTCGTGAAACTTAGACATCCAATTTATTGCCCAATATTAGGCTTAAGATAGGTTCTTTAGAATTGACAGTTCACTGGACCTTACTCAACCCCAAAAACTAGATCAATGAGGGGGGCTGCCAAATCTTAATATATGTGAAATCTTAATAGTAACATAAAATAGATTTGATAGCTATAGTACATACCTTCTGCACAAGGTAATGAACTAACACATCTTAATTGTGCACCATTGCAAGGCTCCATTGACAGATTTGGTTTGTCAAATTTGCGTAAATCATAAACCTGGGCAGATGCTCCAATGCCTATGGTAACCTTAAACCCATTGAGAGACATGGAGTCGATCTCTGCATCTAGAGTCATCGACAATGAAAAAGATTTCTTCGTGCGAATGTCCCATGACAATAACTTCTTGTCAAATCCAGAAGTAACTAACAGACCTGCAACAATCAAGGTCATAATATAACTCTACCATCTTTTCTATAATGTGAACTACACCCAACATTATCTCTAATGACCACATTCCCAATCCTATCCCACCCTGTGCGTCCAATCATATTCCAACaattgaaaaacaataaaagtaaaaatttacaACAGAAACAAATAGAAACAGGTTAGGTAAGTATCTTACATGTTTCATCGGAATATCCAATGCACGTTGCCATGTCATCGTGACTGCCCATTGGATCAATAACTCCAGAATGCATGTCATACCTATAAAATTTTAGCTAAACAAGACTCAAAAACAAGCTAAAGAAAATACAGAAAAAAAACATCATGTTCATATGAAAAAGACAAGTACGACATGTTTTGAAGGACACCACATAATGACAACACGGACATTATCAATGCTAGGTGTCTGGACACTACAACTCAACAACATGGAGTATGACACAATACTTCATATCCCATTGCTCTCACTATTTAAACTACTATGTAGTATTTAGAATCCaatctttgttaaaaaatgaaCCTTGTACCATAACAAAACTAGTTTTTTTCCCTCTTTCCTTTAATTTTCAGTAAACAATTTTAATTAACATCAAAATAACAGattttcattataattttaaaaattaaaataaaaagaaacaatacTTTGATGCTTTCATTATATTTtagcttaaatgcacttttaatCCCACTATTTCACATAAAAAAGATTTATGTCCACCCATTTCAAAAATTCCAGGGTTTTGGTCCTCCAACTTAACACAATGTTGCAATTTTGGTCCAACCCAGATTTTTGGTATTCCTCTTCAGATTCAAAATTGGGGATTTCGAATTAGTCTCTAAATGGATTGTGGACAGCCTCCCTATGAAAACACTCTTCAGATTAGGCATGTCCAGTGTCGAATACACGTCGGTATCTGACACCGACAAATACCAACACacatgattacattgaattgtgtcatCTATCGACGTATGAGTGATATTGCTACATGTATTTGTGTTATTATTGCTAGTTAAATTACATAGATTTGCCCcctttcaacaacaaaaataataataataataataataataataataataataataataataataataataataataataataataattaatatcataataaataaacaataagAGAAAGAGAATAAAACCTTCTGATGAATCCATCGGAAGCAGCCGCATAAGCAACGGAATCATCATCTGTGAAGCAACAATCAAGAAGAGCAGCTTCTGAAGGAACTTCAACTCTAAGAACCGAAGCATCGACATCATACAAACGAAGATTCTGAAAAACCCTCGTAACAAAATTGATTCATTCagtaaattgaaaaaaaaaaactccaattaACAAGAAAAACGAAACAAAAACTAAACTTACAGAATCCCAAGATGAAATCAGAAGATTGTTAGAGTTAGGCGAAAATTGAATTCTGGAAATTGCGTCTCCAATTGGAATCTCCAACGGTAATTGTGAGTTATTATTGGTGTTCATTTTTCTATGCACAACGACGACGACACTGTGAGTCTGTGATTTGAATTTCAACCTTCGCGCTCTGTGTCTCGTCTTTTTATTATCTTTCGTTTTGATGGAAAACGGAAGTTTTTTGCGTATTGAGTATAAGTTTGTTTTCTGCAAGATGGATATCAGCAAGTGGATCCGTGGCGCAATGGTAGCGCGTCTGACTCCAGATCAGAAGGTTGCGTGTTCGATTCACGTCGGGTTCAATTCCCTAAACATCcacattttttcttattatttcgttgggttttaaatttattttatttgcctattaaaaaaaaaattatcttaattaATCCAAATTAGTGCTTCTAAATACTCCAGTATCAAACATGTTCATGAATCccttgccaaaaaaaaaacatgttcatGAATCATGATGATTATCAACTCAAAATTATAACTTCATTTGAAATGTACAGTATTAAATAAATGctaatattttatacttttaattttattttccttttgaaatttaaaaaagagtttaatttatatgcaccgtcaatgtaatttttttttacatatgcatccaatgatgtgttgtcacgtcatttaatgaatatgacatatcatgtgtttttaaacacCATACATAAATGTGTGTGATGTTGTTAATAATATAGGTGTAACATAAGGGTGTTTAAAGTACATTTTGGAACGGTAACACtcgaaccacttgatgccagaattgatcccgaaccaaattaaactgatTGTATAAacccaaaacataaaaaaaaaacgtacaGTTTAGAACAGTTTTGAAGCtttatctcataaaaaaaattaatatgttttgGTTCGATTTTGGAtgatctactaaaaaaatcGAACCGGTTTAATTTATCaacattgtcaaaaaaaaaaacaaaaacattacaATTTGGATCTTTTTAATATGAATAGTATAAAGACAATGTAAAGTCAAaatttgatctataatataacATAGTTTACtcaaaaattaacaatttactAAAAACTTACTAacaattatgaataaaaatgattgataatatttgaaatatatgaaattgtaaaacaattgataaaatttaaagagatttttttttttaattttttttaagtagtgtATAATGATTAGAAATTCTACGTTTGACCTTTGAgattatgaatattttgaaaagtCTCTAACTCTGTTTTATCATCAAATTGATCCTTATACTTTAACCATTTACTATCAACAACATGGTCTATATGCTTAACCACTTACTATTAGTTTAGTACCTACCTTTATTATCAAATTTAATCACCGACTCTTAGAAGGACTAATATAAGGTCTCAAGTCTCAACCACAGATTCttacgttcaaaaaaaaaaaccacatatTCTTCTTGGCTTGAATGGAGAATCGATTATTTTGGCTAGTTAAGGAGAATTTATGATTTTGGCTTAAATAATATGCAACTACTCAGGCTTAAGCTATCAGGTCTCTCTCTTAGGCCAATGAGAATCAActacaaacttcattcaaaatAATGATGAATCATACAACAAGCAACAAAATCCTATAATAAAGTTAACAACAGTGCATCAAACCAAACTAACAGATAAAAGGCGGCATAAAATTTCCATCAACATTGGTCACCCACCCTAATGGAAGCTTCAATTTTCCAATATATACAGCACTCCAAATTGGCTTCACCACTGGTAAGGGTTTCAAACACTGCCTTCTGGCAAAGAAGTCGAGATTCAATATCTTTTATTTCAAAATCAAGACGCTTCATCCGGAACATAGAAATCAAATCTAACATCAACAGAACCTGAAATATTTCCAGTGTCCTTATACTCAATATTTGTTATTGTCCCAGCTTCATCCACCTCTTGATATTGTGGCTTAACCCGCCGTACAGGCACTGTAACGGAGTAAATGGTTCCAATATCAGTATCTGCAGATACACTCAACTGAACTTTATCCTGTGATTCTATTTCCACAAAATCTGATAGAGCACGCACAACGTTTGTAACGATTTTTTGCTTTGCCTCATCACTTACTTCACATCGATCAGAGAACAAAATCATCTTCAAACGTTGCTTGGCAATCCTAGCAACGGAGCTTTTCTTAGACACTGCTGATGGGAATACTATCTTCCAAGCTAAATTTAAACGCTCAAGGAAACTCATATTAACAGCATCAAGGAGGAAGTTCTCCGCTTCTTGGTTAACTGTTTTTGATGAAAATTTAGAACCTCCAAGAATTGCAAAAACTGGCTTGTAATAGCCACGCATATTGCTTCGTACAGTGGTCATGGTAGAATGTTTTGGGGTGAAATCAGATCTGCTGGATCCTCCATTTAAGAAACCATGAAAGGACACCTATTAGACAGAAAATTAAGAGATGAACATGGAATATTCAACCTTTTGAACATCTTGCAAGGAtctttattatttatgtaaaactTAACATCTAGCAACAATGTGACATTCAAGAAATCAATCCATGACCATCTAATTAAAAATTCTCTCATAGATAAAAATGATTAAACAGCTTTTTATAGAACCTTTTCTCCTATACTGAATAT
It contains:
- the LOC123905076 gene encoding cell division topological specificity factor homolog, chloroplastic, with translation MAISGDLRVTATLPLHRSPPLLPTTSFIPPKVSFHGFLNGGSSRSDFTPKHSTMTTVRSNMRGYYKPVFAILGGSKFSSKTVNQEAENFLLDAVNMSFLERLNLAWKIVFPSAVSKKSSVARIAKQRLKMILFSDRCEVSDEAKQKIVTNVVRALSDFVEIESQDKVQLSVSADTDIGTIYSVTVPVRRVKPQYQEVDEAGTITNIEYKDTGNISGSVDVRFDFYVPDEAS
- the LOC123904435 gene encoding mitotic checkpoint protein BUB3.3-like, which encodes MNTNNNSQLPLEIPIGDAISRIQFSPNSNNLLISSWDSNLRLYDVDASVLRVEVPSEAALLDCCFTDDDSVAYAAASDGFIRRYDMHSGVIDPMGSHDDMATCIGYSDETCLLVTSGFDKKLLSWDIRTKKSFSLSMTLDAEIDSMSLNGFKVTIGIGASAQVYDLRKFDKPNLSMEPCNGAQLRCVSSLPCAEGFAVGSVDGRVALQVSCSSNLNDIGYTFRCHPKLKDGQHHLASVNDIAFSPLVPGAFVTGDDEGYATIWDARSRKRLLEFPRYSNSVASLSYNLLGQLLAVASSYTYQEAKEIVKPPQVFIHKVDNIDLGSKNMSDEEHHFESKADAGASKTYPQQAGTIRKNGHIVIKNRPCKVVEVSTSKTGKHGHAKCHFVGIDIFTGKKLEDIVPSSHNCDVPHVNRTDYQLIDISEDGFVSLLTESGGTKDDLKLPTDEALLSQIKDGFGEGKDLIVSVMSAMGEEQICGLKDIGPK